The nucleotide window CGGCTCTTCTACTACAACTCCATCATGCGGCGCTACCTCAAGGTGCCGCAGATCGCCGCGGTGATGGGGCCGTGCATCGCCGGCGGCGCGTACCTCCCCGCGCTCTCCGACGTGATCCTGATGGTGGAGGGGACGTCGTTCATGGGGCTCGGCGGGCCCAACCTGGTCAAGGGCGCCACGGGGCAGAGCACCGACAGCGAGACGCTGGGCGGCGCGTACACGCACAACGCCATCTCCGGCGTGGCGCACTACCGCGTGGCGGACGACCGCGCCTGCGTGGCCAAGATCCGCGACCTGGTGCGCGAGCTTCCGCGCGCGCCCGCCACCGCCCTCCCCATCGGCGAAGCCGCCCCGCCGGCCCGCGCAGAGGCGGAGCTGTACGACCTCCTGCCGGCCAACCACCGCCAGCCGTACGAAGTGCGCGAGGTGCTGCGCTGCATCCTGGACCGCGGCGAGTTCGACGAGTTCCAGGCGGACTACGCGCCGGAGATGATCTGCGGCCACGGGCGCATCGCGGGGATCCCGGTCGGCATCATCG belongs to Longimicrobium sp. and includes:
- a CDS encoding carboxyl transferase domain-containing protein; protein product: MSAPAAPSAPAAAAPGRARALAAELRELEARLRQGGGPKRIDKQHADGKLTARERIGLLMDPRTRFQEIGLLVAHDRYDGQAPAAGVVTGIGTVAGREVVIVANDATVKAGSWWPETITKMLRAQEIAMRCRVPILYLVDSAGVNLPYQGGVFPGQYGASRLFYYNSIMRRYLKVPQIAAVMGPCIAGGAYLPALSDVILMVEGTSFMGLGGPNLVKGATGQSTDSETLGGAYTHNAISGVAHYRVADDRACVAKIRDLVRELPRAPATALPIGEAAPPARAEAELYDLLPANHRQPYEVREVLRCILDRGEFDEFQADYAPEMICGHGRIAGIPVGII